TCACCGACGACGTCGTCGAGAGCTTCTCGGTCCTGGGCCCTGCCGAAAACCATGTCGGGAAACTCAAGGAGCTGGAAGCCGCGGGGATCACCCAGTTCACCATCTACCTGATGAACACCGAAGAAGAGCGGATCGTGGCCGAGTACGGCGACAAGGTGATCCCGCACTTTGTCTAGCTGCTAGCCGGAAAGGAAGCGCTCGAAGATCGCGCGGAGCTCGTCGTCGAGCGCAACCGGCTCGAAGCTGTCCAGATCGACGAGAACCGTAGTGATGTCGGCGTGGAACGTGAGCGTGCCATCGCGTTTTCGGCGAATGTCGTAGGCGAAGGTCACCGACGAGCGACCGATCCGGCGAACGACGAGCTCCACGATCGCGACGTCCCCGTAGGCGAGAGGAGCCTTGAACT
This portion of the Vicinamibacteria bacterium genome encodes:
- a CDS encoding thioesterase family protein, with protein sequence MAFVSVQKIRFDDVDGAGIVYYPQFFHICHAAFEDFFDTAAPLSYPSLVAERRLGFPTVAITSEFKAPLAYGDVAIVELVVRRIGRSSVTFAYDIRRKRDGTLTFHADITTVLVDLDSFEPVALDDELRAIFERFLSG